The following are from one region of the Myxococcales bacterium genome:
- a CDS encoding class I SAM-dependent methyltransferase yields MRKTMSRSRDYFSNHGRVRSFPWSLYHEPLERSLESFIRRRRERCQGTLEVLVIGCGLMQELEYLPENIRVTAIDIDSRATEALASRQDPRIAVTKAVTPSDDLRALGTFDAIYAKEVIEHILEPDAYLEQLFSILRPGGAIWLSTPNYGEPWLPIVESTFLEAVARFSGFTRKGIHPTRFSHRRLRDCMQRAGFQSVEVKPVSLRLALVVEGEK; encoded by the coding sequence GTGAGAAAGACGATGTCGCGGAGTAGAGACTACTTCAGCAATCACGGCCGTGTGAGGAGCTTCCCGTGGAGCCTGTATCACGAGCCGCTCGAGAGGAGCCTGGAGTCGTTCATTCGGAGACGCCGCGAGCGATGTCAAGGTACTCTCGAGGTCCTCGTCATCGGCTGTGGATTGATGCAGGAGCTGGAGTACCTGCCTGAGAACATCCGTGTCACTGCGATTGACATCGATTCACGAGCGACCGAAGCCCTTGCTTCGAGGCAAGATCCCCGGATCGCGGTGACGAAGGCCGTCACGCCTTCCGATGACCTTCGAGCCCTCGGAACCTTCGATGCCATCTACGCGAAGGAGGTGATCGAGCACATCCTCGAGCCCGACGCCTACCTTGAGCAACTCTTTTCGATACTGAGGCCAGGGGGAGCCATTTGGTTGAGTACACCAAACTATGGCGAGCCGTGGCTGCCAATCGTCGAATCTACTTTCCTGGAAGCCGTTGCGCGCTTCTCGGGGTTTACGCGCAAAGGCATTCACCCTACGCGCTTTTCGCACAGGCGACTAAGGGATTGTATGCAGCGGGCCGGATTCCAGAGCGTTGAAGTCAAGCCGGTGTCCTTACGGCTAGCCCTGGTTGTGGAGGGCGAAAAGTAA
- a CDS encoding glycosyltransferase, giving the protein MQENMSITHEPRTAAGQEPIGCLAAVVVVYNQEFSKSCAHRSISAMAQAHPGKLKHVFVYDNSRSRCSPPEESLPSLGISIHERHDPQNGGLVPAYNWASQRATELGCDWILLIDQDATLPPDYLKVFSSSAGTFHQDVVAAIPHVRAGGKRIAPQGTLAGLTLPWPLPKDAVGPQATEVVGINSGTFVRLTYLAMRGGWDSRYSLDAVDFWFFAEVYANRKLVAILPCEIAHALSVADLSTISLRRYESVVRAEREFYLHMRPRRTQFLASQMMFARAAKNLLTGRLSLARIGAREAALMFSRGLRRR; this is encoded by the coding sequence GTGCAGGAGAACATGTCCATCACCCATGAGCCTCGTACGGCAGCAGGGCAGGAGCCCATCGGCTGCCTCGCCGCCGTGGTTGTGGTCTACAACCAGGAATTCTCGAAGAGCTGCGCCCATCGCAGCATCAGCGCCATGGCACAAGCCCATCCTGGCAAACTCAAGCACGTCTTTGTCTACGACAACAGTCGGTCGCGCTGTTCCCCGCCGGAGGAATCCCTGCCGTCGCTGGGGATCTCGATTCACGAGCGGCACGACCCACAAAATGGTGGGCTAGTTCCGGCGTACAACTGGGCCTCGCAACGGGCGACCGAGCTTGGTTGCGACTGGATCCTGCTAATTGACCAAGATGCGACTTTGCCCCCGGACTACTTGAAGGTCTTCTCAAGCAGTGCAGGTACATTCCACCAGGACGTCGTCGCTGCGATACCGCACGTAAGGGCTGGTGGAAAACGAATCGCACCGCAGGGGACCCTGGCGGGGCTAACCCTGCCTTGGCCCCTGCCGAAGGATGCTGTTGGACCGCAAGCGACCGAGGTCGTCGGAATCAACTCGGGGACATTCGTAAGGCTCACCTACCTCGCGATGCGTGGCGGGTGGGACAGTCGATACAGCTTGGACGCAGTCGATTTTTGGTTCTTCGCTGAAGTCTACGCAAACAGAAAGCTCGTGGCCATACTACCGTGTGAAATCGCACACGCGTTGAGCGTTGCTGACCTCTCAACGATCTCTTTACGACGGTACGAGAGCGTCGTTCGAGCCGAGAGGGAGTTCTACCTTCACATGAGGCCACGAAGGACCCAATTTCTGGCGTCCCAAATGATGTTCGCTAGGGCGGCCAAGAACCTGCTTACAGGGCGGCTCAGCCTCGCGCGAATCGGAGCTCGAGAGGCGGCATTGATGTTCTCGAGAGGGTTACGACGCAGGTAG
- a CDS encoding class I SAM-dependent methyltransferase, with protein sequence MSKYPPAQMPALSAESSAAFLGRTAAYVRHAPFALAIRELNRLLAMEMLDAEQPKLRSPVLDVGCGDGFWWTLPGRHRPEVYGVDIAESEVEQAKQHIHAEVCDISKQVPFPGVKFQDLIGNCSLEHVRNIDAALHNLYESAANGARLVLFVPAPEWAFHGRIQKALMGLSPRLAMMASGMANGFFQHWHLYSPEVWAGTLQRNGWKLKTLYGLGNSRSEFLFRLFLPQAFLGFLAKVATGVYPNRLLRDVPEALFAPLQKLLAWGLASPLVPADDPDVYEFVLVCEKDDVAE encoded by the coding sequence TTGTCCAAGTACCCGCCAGCGCAGATGCCCGCCCTTTCCGCCGAAAGCTCGGCGGCGTTCTTGGGACGGACCGCCGCCTACGTGCGTCATGCTCCTTTCGCCCTCGCGATCCGGGAGCTGAACCGCCTCCTCGCGATGGAGATGTTGGACGCCGAGCAGCCAAAGCTGAGGTCTCCGGTGCTCGACGTGGGCTGCGGCGACGGTTTTTGGTGGACGTTGCCGGGCAGGCACCGCCCAGAAGTCTACGGCGTTGACATTGCGGAAAGTGAGGTTGAGCAGGCCAAGCAGCACATACACGCTGAGGTCTGTGACATCTCGAAGCAGGTTCCGTTTCCCGGAGTCAAGTTTCAGGACCTCATTGGCAACTGCTCGCTCGAACACGTGCGGAACATCGACGCCGCTCTGCACAATCTTTACGAGAGTGCCGCCAATGGGGCTCGACTCGTGCTCTTCGTTCCGGCCCCCGAATGGGCGTTTCACGGACGAATCCAGAAAGCGCTGATGGGCTTATCGCCTCGACTCGCCATGATGGCATCGGGGATGGCGAATGGATTTTTCCAACACTGGCATCTTTACTCGCCGGAGGTTTGGGCTGGAACTCTTCAGCGGAATGGGTGGAAACTAAAGACCCTGTACGGTCTCGGGAACTCGCGATCCGAGTTCCTCTTTAGATTGTTCCTGCCTCAAGCGTTCCTGGGTTTCCTGGCGAAGGTTGCCACCGGAGTCTATCCGAACCGGCTCCTTCGAGATGTCCCCGAGGCGCTTTTCGCGCCGCTGCAAAAGCTTTTGGCATGGGGCTTGGCCTCCCCGCTCGTGCCTGCGGACGATCCCGACGTTTACGAGTTTGTCCTCGTTTGTGAGAAAGACGATGTCGCGGAGTAG